One window of Candidatus Mycobacterium wuenschmannii genomic DNA carries:
- a CDS encoding nuclear transport factor 2 family protein, producing the protein MSVDEVVLGLWKALSGRDWESLKTYLAEDCIYVDMPVGPTLAARGPEDIVKRIKVGLEPLAGYQNHDGVLLSNGADVMYEHSETWNWASGETAVLQFVSVHRVEDGKVTLWKDYWDMGGLTNHAPPTWLEDLAAADTSWIFDATGLI; encoded by the coding sequence ATGTCAGTCGACGAAGTGGTGCTCGGTCTGTGGAAGGCCCTGTCGGGCCGCGACTGGGAGTCCTTGAAAACCTATCTGGCCGAGGACTGCATCTACGTCGACATGCCCGTCGGGCCCACGCTGGCCGCCCGCGGGCCCGAGGACATCGTGAAGCGGATCAAGGTCGGGCTCGAGCCGCTGGCCGGCTACCAGAACCATGACGGCGTGCTGCTGTCCAACGGCGCCGACGTGATGTACGAGCACTCCGAGACCTGGAACTGGGCGAGCGGGGAAACTGCTGTGCTGCAATTCGTTTCGGTGCACCGAGTCGAGGACGGCAAAGTGACGCTGTGGAAGGACTACTGGGACATGGGTGGGCTGACCAACCACGCTCCCCCGACGTGGCTGGAAGACCTTGCGGCC
- a CDS encoding CocE/NonD family hydrolase, with amino-acid sequence MGIHHNVAVPMSDGINLRVDIHYPTDPATGDPAPGPFPVLMSLTPYGKKAPPPAAQIGGGATPFLIKRGYIEVMVDVRGCGVSEGEFQMFGARQAQDGVELVDWASRLPNSNGRVGMFGVSYLAINQLFTAAAVGPDSPLKAIFPVMAARDFYRDAAAMGGAPHLRTIRAYGGVYNLLNVVNPMLEVINRGKHARPRAGGIAGVRKRGRAQRGYFGPLIADAVAGGETSFDEEFWEDLRPATVIPQIVANKVAVFLVGGWHDAFQRGVPLNYAALQNAFAGRPDEQPMQPGQPVSEHLRLMMGPWYHVTMYGNLHLHAVQLRWFDYWLNDDADAEITGPPLTFQPIGDSRWFHVRDYPLEQARPTRFYLSEAGRLTGDPAPQTSTATVKYVGRGPVAGRSVEQWTLGMTSFIRSQRGGRTRYDQDNRRVQRGALTYTTDAFADPTLLAGPITLTLHATADTTESLWVAHLDDVAPDGSSRPLTQGALMGSHRALDPERTWRLPDGTVLKPHHLSTRAAVTPVVPGELTQYDIEIFPTAALLESGHRLRLTVTTFDFPHLVPTAPARKALAGGTYRLHQGGPTPSHLLVPLADPNSLD; translated from the coding sequence ATCGGCATCCACCACAACGTCGCGGTGCCGATGAGCGACGGCATCAATCTGCGGGTCGACATTCATTACCCCACCGACCCGGCCACCGGCGATCCAGCGCCCGGACCATTCCCGGTGCTGATGTCGCTGACGCCCTATGGCAAAAAGGCCCCGCCGCCGGCCGCCCAGATCGGCGGCGGCGCCACCCCGTTCCTGATCAAGCGGGGCTACATCGAGGTCATGGTCGACGTCCGCGGGTGCGGCGTATCCGAGGGCGAGTTCCAGATGTTCGGCGCACGGCAGGCCCAGGACGGCGTCGAGCTGGTCGACTGGGCATCGCGGCTGCCCAACTCCAACGGTCGCGTCGGCATGTTCGGGGTGTCTTACCTGGCGATCAACCAGCTTTTCACGGCGGCCGCGGTCGGGCCGGACTCGCCGCTGAAGGCGATCTTCCCGGTGATGGCCGCGCGCGACTTCTACCGGGACGCCGCGGCGATGGGCGGCGCGCCACACCTGCGCACCATCCGGGCGTACGGCGGGGTCTACAACCTGCTCAACGTCGTCAACCCGATGCTGGAGGTGATCAACCGCGGCAAGCACGCCCGGCCGCGGGCCGGTGGCATCGCCGGGGTCCGCAAGCGCGGGCGCGCGCAGCGCGGCTACTTCGGACCGCTGATCGCCGACGCGGTGGCCGGCGGCGAAACGTCCTTCGACGAAGAGTTCTGGGAAGACCTACGGCCCGCCACGGTGATACCGCAGATCGTCGCCAACAAGGTCGCGGTCTTCCTGGTCGGCGGCTGGCATGACGCCTTCCAGCGCGGAGTTCCGCTGAACTACGCCGCTCTGCAGAACGCCTTCGCCGGGCGGCCCGACGAGCAACCGATGCAACCCGGCCAGCCGGTCTCCGAGCATCTGCGCCTGATGATGGGTCCCTGGTATCACGTCACGATGTACGGCAACCTGCACCTGCATGCCGTCCAGCTGAGGTGGTTCGACTACTGGCTGAACGACGACGCCGACGCGGAGATCACCGGGCCACCCCTGACCTTTCAACCCATCGGTGACTCGCGTTGGTTCCACGTGCGCGACTATCCGCTAGAGCAGGCGAGGCCCACCCGCTTCTACCTGTCTGAAGCCGGACGCCTGACCGGCGATCCCGCGCCCCAAACATCAACGGCCACAGTCAAATACGTGGGCCGCGGGCCGGTGGCCGGCCGCAGTGTCGAGCAGTGGACACTCGGGATGACCAGCTTCATCCGCAGTCAGCGCGGCGGCCGCACCCGCTACGACCAGGACAACAGACGGGTGCAACGCGGCGCGCTCACCTACACCACCGACGCCTTCGCTGACCCGACGTTGCTCGCCGGGCCGATCACGTTGACCCTGCATGCGACCGCCGACACCACGGAGTCGCTGTGGGTGGCCCATCTCGACGACGTCGCCCCCGACGGATCGTCGCGACCGCTGACGCAGGGCGCGCTCATGGGCTCCCACCGCGCACTGGACCCCGAGCGCACCTGGCGCCTGCCCGACGGCACCGTGCTCAAGCCGCACCATCTCAGCACCCGCGCGGCGGTCACGCCCGTCGTTCCGGGTGAGCTCACCCAATACGACATTGAGATCTTCCCGACCGCCGCGTTACTCGAATCCGGCCACCGATTGCGGTTGACCGTCACCACATTCGACTTCCCGCATCTCGTCCCGACCGCGCCCGCGCGTAAAGCGCTGGCGGGCGGAACGTATCGGCTACACCAGGGTGGGCCGACGCCTTCGCACCTGCTCGTTCCACTCGCCGATCCGAACAGTCTCGACTGA
- a CDS encoding dienelactone hydrolase family protein: protein MTSLQRYIAEEIASDHVDGLLTRREAMRRLALLGLSSGAAATLIAACADHEARPLHSSSAEGVEPPGAKQALPTEPITWAGPRGELQGAWAQAHNARRGVLVIHENKGLTDWVHSVAERFAGAGYSALAIDLLSEEGGTGQFTDPAKATAALAAAPQDRFLADLNSGITELQNRVPGGKIAVVGFCFGGGLVWELLASHNARLSAAVPFYGPLPDNPDFSGDKATAVLAFYGALDKRVTDSQPAAQAALERAGLIHDIVIEPDADHAFFNDGGPRYNAAASEDAWHRVLEWFGRYLS from the coding sequence ATGACTTCATTACAGCGATACATCGCCGAAGAGATTGCCTCCGATCACGTCGATGGATTGCTGACCAGACGCGAAGCCATGCGCCGTTTGGCGTTGCTGGGGTTGAGTAGCGGCGCGGCAGCCACCTTGATCGCGGCCTGCGCCGACCACGAGGCCCGGCCGCTGCACTCGAGTTCGGCCGAGGGGGTCGAGCCGCCGGGCGCCAAACAGGCGTTGCCCACCGAGCCGATCACCTGGGCTGGCCCGCGCGGCGAACTCCAGGGCGCCTGGGCGCAGGCCCACAACGCCCGTCGCGGGGTGCTGGTGATCCACGAGAACAAGGGACTCACCGACTGGGTGCATTCGGTCGCCGAGCGGTTCGCCGGCGCAGGCTATTCGGCGCTGGCCATCGACCTGCTGTCCGAAGAGGGCGGCACCGGACAATTCACCGACCCGGCCAAGGCGACCGCCGCCCTCGCCGCCGCACCCCAGGACCGATTCCTCGCCGATCTGAACTCCGGCATCACCGAACTGCAGAATCGCGTCCCCGGCGGCAAAATTGCGGTGGTCGGGTTCTGCTTCGGTGGCGGGCTGGTGTGGGAGCTGCTGGCCTCCCACAACGCCCGGCTGTCGGCCGCGGTCCCGTTCTACGGTCCGCTTCCCGACAACCCCGACTTCAGCGGCGACAAGGCGACCGCGGTGCTGGCGTTCTACGGGGCGCTGGACAAGCGCGTCACCGACTCTCAACCGGCGGCCCAGGCCGCGCTCGAGCGCGCCGGCTTGATCCACGACATCGTCATCGAACCCGACGCCGACCACGCGTTTTTCAACGACGGCGGACCGCGCTACAACGCGGCCGCGTCCGAGGACGCCTGGCATCGGGTGCTCGAGTGGTTTGGCCGCTATCTGTCTTGA
- a CDS encoding acyl-CoA thioesterase, producing the protein MTSAPPVITLRQILDSLDLEQVNAEFFVGNQIDEIAHHISGGHIAAQALMAASRTASDRLPHSMHMYFLRAGDARQPVDFEVTTLHDGGTFSARRVTARQFGAVLLEGVVSFSKSVESIVYQQIPPDLPDPDTVPGFAEQHRDLAEERDGWWVREQPIDYRYVDPSARLAADIAEAPPAQLRMWWRPNGDAPADPVIADCLAAFVAGRTLLESAMIARRTTPLGPGFSALMDLAMWFHHPPNLSDWILYQQHSPSGIGGRGLAQGTMFNRSGELVCTSTLECYFGGTQPATMQSASDEEERSRDLSG; encoded by the coding sequence GTGACCTCTGCACCGCCCGTCATCACGCTGCGCCAGATCCTCGACTCGCTCGACCTCGAACAGGTCAACGCGGAGTTCTTCGTGGGCAACCAGATCGACGAGATCGCGCATCACATCTCCGGCGGCCACATCGCGGCGCAGGCGTTGATGGCAGCCAGTCGCACAGCCTCCGATCGCCTGCCGCACAGCATGCACATGTACTTCCTGCGGGCGGGCGACGCTCGGCAACCGGTCGACTTCGAGGTGACCACCCTGCACGACGGCGGCACCTTTTCCGCCCGCCGAGTGACCGCCCGTCAATTCGGCGCGGTGCTGCTCGAAGGCGTCGTGTCGTTCAGTAAGTCCGTCGAAAGCATTGTCTACCAGCAAATTCCACCCGACCTGCCGGACCCGGACACGGTGCCTGGCTTCGCCGAGCAACACCGCGACCTCGCCGAGGAACGCGACGGTTGGTGGGTACGCGAGCAGCCGATCGACTATCGCTACGTGGACCCGTCCGCCCGGCTCGCGGCCGACATCGCCGAGGCGCCGCCGGCGCAGCTACGAATGTGGTGGCGCCCCAACGGCGATGCGCCGGCCGACCCGGTGATCGCCGATTGCCTGGCCGCCTTCGTCGCAGGACGCACCCTGCTCGAGTCGGCGATGATCGCCCGTCGTACCACCCCACTGGGGCCGGGCTTCTCGGCGCTGATGGACCTCGCCATGTGGTTCCATCACCCGCCGAACCTGTCGGACTGGATTCTCTATCAACAACATTCACCCAGCGGCATCGGTGGTCGCGGGTTGGCCCAGGGCACGATGTTCAATCGCAGCGGCGAACTGGTCTGCACCTCAACGCTGGAGTGTTACTTCGGCGGGACACAGCCGGCGACGATGCAGAGCGCCAGCGATGAAGAGGAGCGAAGTCGCGATTTGAGCGGCTAG
- a CDS encoding cytochrome P450, whose protein sequence is MKQRLHWLALHGFVRGASRLGARRGDLQARLIADPSVKADPVPFYEVVRARGPLVRSSVGYLTADHAIGHELLRSDEFRVLSIGSNLPGPLRWLERTARDDLLHPLRPPSLLAVEPPDHTRYRKTVSSVFTHRAVGALRDGVERTAESLLDELSREPGVVDIVDRYCSQLPVAIISDILGVPEGDRQRILEFGELAAPSLDFGLPWPQYQRVQGGLVGFNTWLDTHLDKLRRDPGDDLMSQLIAKAESGSPETYLDRAELRAVAGLVLAAGFETTVNLLGNGIRMLLDTPQHLRTLTAQPELWPNAVEEILRLESPVQLTARIALNDTEIAGRPISQGELVIVYVAAANRDPAVFPDPNTFDIERDNAGKHLAFSGGRHFCLGAALARAEGEVGLRAFFDRFPDVRSAGVGSRRDTRVLHGWSTLPVALGQARSMAAR, encoded by the coding sequence TTGAAGCAGAGATTGCACTGGCTGGCTCTGCACGGTTTCGTCCGCGGCGCCTCCCGACTCGGAGCGCGGCGGGGCGATCTCCAAGCCCGGCTGATCGCCGACCCGTCGGTGAAGGCCGATCCGGTCCCGTTCTACGAAGTGGTCCGCGCTCGTGGCCCGCTGGTGCGATCCAGCGTCGGCTACCTCACCGCCGACCATGCCATCGGTCATGAATTGCTGCGATCGGACGAATTCCGGGTGCTGTCAATCGGATCGAACCTGCCTGGGCCGCTGCGGTGGCTGGAGCGGACGGCGCGCGACGATTTGCTGCATCCGCTGCGCCCGCCCTCACTGCTTGCCGTCGAACCGCCGGATCACACCCGCTACCGCAAGACCGTGTCATCGGTGTTCACTCATCGCGCGGTGGGCGCGCTGCGCGACGGAGTCGAACGGACCGCCGAGTCGTTGCTCGATGAGCTGTCCCGCGAGCCGGGCGTGGTCGACATCGTCGACCGGTACTGCTCGCAATTGCCGGTGGCCATCATCAGCGACATCCTCGGCGTGCCCGAAGGCGATCGGCAGCGAATTCTCGAGTTCGGCGAATTAGCCGCGCCCAGTTTGGATTTCGGGCTGCCCTGGCCGCAATACCAGCGTGTGCAGGGTGGACTCGTCGGATTCAACACCTGGCTGGACACGCACCTGGACAAGCTGCGCCGCGATCCCGGCGACGACCTGATGAGCCAGCTGATCGCGAAGGCCGAAAGCGGTTCGCCGGAGACCTATCTCGACCGCGCGGAGCTTCGCGCGGTCGCGGGCCTCGTGCTGGCAGCGGGATTCGAGACCACGGTCAACCTGTTGGGCAACGGGATTCGCATGCTGCTCGACACTCCCCAGCACCTGCGGACGCTCACCGCGCAGCCCGAGTTGTGGCCCAACGCCGTCGAGGAGATCCTGCGACTGGAGTCACCGGTGCAGCTCACCGCGCGAATAGCCTTGAACGACACCGAGATCGCGGGCCGTCCGATCAGCCAGGGCGAATTGGTGATCGTCTACGTCGCCGCGGCCAACCGCGATCCGGCCGTCTTTCCCGATCCCAACACGTTCGACATCGAACGCGACAATGCCGGCAAGCACCTGGCGTTCTCGGGCGGGCGGCACTTCTGCCTGGGTGCGGCGCTGGCGCGCGCCGAGGGTGAGGTTGGTCTGCGGGCGTTCTTCGACCGCTTCCCCGACGTCCGGTCGGCCGGCGTGGGCAGCCGCCGCGACACCCGGGTGCTGCACGGCTGGTCGACGCTGCCGGTCGCGCTGGGCCAGGCCCGTTCGATGGCTGCGCGCTAG
- a CDS encoding nuclear transport factor 2 family protein, translating to MSGQWSREEIDEAFEHHKQVVVEIGSSWDWSRFADQFTEDATYVEHTYGTLHGREQIRDWIVSTMNVFPGSEMPFYPTSWHSIDVDRGWVFCEFQNRMRDPGDGSVHQAANLSVMKYAGDSLWSYEEDAYNPMNFLPMVRSYVERSHAMGTATEDALKFAANMNWELG from the coding sequence ATGAGCGGACAGTGGTCGCGCGAGGAGATCGACGAGGCCTTCGAACACCACAAGCAAGTCGTCGTCGAGATCGGCTCCAGCTGGGACTGGTCGCGTTTTGCTGACCAGTTCACCGAGGACGCGACCTACGTCGAACACACCTACGGCACGCTGCACGGCCGCGAACAGATCCGCGACTGGATCGTCTCCACGATGAACGTCTTCCCGGGCAGTGAGATGCCGTTCTATCCGACGTCGTGGCACTCCATCGACGTCGACCGCGGCTGGGTGTTCTGCGAATTCCAGAACCGGATGCGCGATCCGGGGGACGGCAGCGTGCATCAGGCGGCGAACCTCTCGGTGATGAAGTACGCCGGCGACAGCCTGTGGAGTTACGAGGAAGACGCCTACAACCCGATGAACTTCCTGCCGATGGTGCGCTCCTACGTCGAGCGCAGCCACGCGATGGGCACCGCCACCGAGGATGCCCTCAAGTTCGCGGCCAACATGAACTGGGAGTTGGGCTGA
- a CDS encoding SRPBCC family protein — MQGSATVHMAAPAGQIWDLITDVHSIGRYSPEVFEAEWLDGAGGPALGARFRGHVKRNEIGPVYWTVCRVTACEPGREFGFEVLVGDRAVNNWHYRLAPAGDGTDVTESFRMASSPFVGFYYWLFGGWLRQRRNIRDMTKTLNRIKQVAEA; from the coding sequence ATGCAGGGTTCTGCGACGGTTCACATGGCGGCACCGGCGGGCCAGATCTGGGACTTGATCACCGACGTCCACAGCATCGGCCGCTACTCCCCCGAAGTCTTCGAGGCCGAGTGGCTGGACGGCGCCGGCGGGCCGGCGCTCGGCGCGCGCTTCCGCGGGCACGTCAAGCGCAACGAGATCGGCCCGGTGTACTGGACGGTCTGCCGCGTCACCGCATGCGAGCCCGGCCGCGAGTTCGGTTTCGAGGTGCTCGTCGGCGACCGGGCGGTCAACAACTGGCACTACCGGTTGGCGCCCGCCGGTGACGGGACCGACGTCACCGAGTCGTTCCGGATGGCCTCCTCGCCGTTCGTCGGCTTCTACTACTGGCTCTTCGGCGGCTGGCTTCGGCAGCGGCGCAACATTCGGGACATGACCAAGACGCTGAATCGGATCAAGCAGGTGGCAGAGGCATGA
- a CDS encoding esterase family protein, protein MAYASDKVRRWARRLTVAAFSAAALPGLIGLAGGAPAANAFSRPGLPVEYLQVPSASMGRSIKVQFQPGGSNAPAVYLLDGLRAQDDYNGWDINTPAFEWYYNSGLAIVMPVGGQSSFYTDWYNQACGKSGCQTYKWETFLTSELPSYLSAQKSTKATGSAAVGISMAGSSAMNLAIYHPGQFIYAGSLSGYLSPSTGQGAIGLAMGDAGGYKKEDMWGPDSDPAWQRNDPTVNVGQLVANNTRLWVYCGNGTPNELGGDNLPAKFLESNFMIGGNKKFQDAYTAAGGHNAVFNFPPSGTHSWEYWGQQLNAMKGDLQGALGAHAG, encoded by the coding sequence ATGGCATATGCAAGCGACAAGGTACGTAGGTGGGCGCGGCGACTGACAGTCGCCGCTTTTTCTGCCGCCGCGTTACCGGGTCTGATCGGTCTTGCCGGCGGTGCGCCGGCGGCCAACGCGTTCTCCCGACCCGGCCTTCCCGTCGAGTACCTCCAGGTGCCGTCGGCATCGATGGGTCGCAGCATCAAGGTCCAGTTCCAGCCCGGTGGATCCAACGCCCCGGCCGTGTACCTGCTGGACGGCCTGCGCGCTCAGGACGACTACAACGGTTGGGACATCAACACCCCGGCCTTCGAGTGGTACTACAACTCCGGTCTGGCGATCGTCATGCCGGTGGGCGGACAGTCCAGCTTCTACACCGACTGGTACAACCAGGCCTGCGGCAAGTCCGGTTGCCAGACGTACAAGTGGGAGACGTTCCTGACCAGTGAACTCCCCAGCTACCTCTCCGCGCAGAAGAGCACCAAAGCGACCGGCAGTGCCGCGGTGGGCATCTCGATGGCCGGATCGTCGGCGATGAACCTGGCGATCTACCACCCCGGCCAGTTCATCTACGCCGGGTCGCTGTCCGGATACCTCAGTCCCTCCACCGGTCAGGGCGCGATCGGTCTGGCGATGGGCGACGCCGGCGGTTACAAGAAGGAAGACATGTGGGGCCCCGACAGCGACCCCGCCTGGCAGCGGAACGACCCCACGGTCAACGTCGGCCAACTGGTCGCCAACAACACCCGGCTCTGGGTCTACTGCGGCAACGGCACCCCGAACGAACTGGGCGGCGATAACCTGCCGGCCAAGTTCCTCGAGAGCAACTTCATGATCGGTGGCAACAAGAAGTTCCAGGACGCATACACTGCGGCCGGCGGCCACAACGCCGTCTTCAACTTCCCGCCTTCCGGCACACACAGCTGGGAGTACTGGGGCCAGCAGTTGAACGCGATGAAGGGTGACCTGCAGGGTGCCCTGGGCGCTCACGCCGGCTAG
- a CDS encoding DUF7159 family protein, with translation MDTVAGLSLTSTSVGWVLVEGRDADGAILDHDDFDVHPTAGLQAVYTSEQANAAVLDAQAAAAELDQRLHVVGVTWSDECAAEAALLVESLTDAGFDNIVPVRLHDACDMLARAIAPVVGYDQAAVCVLDGDSTIVVMVDGEEGKPQTAIKQLSGGPGNLVHWLTTLFDRSSWQPGGIVIVGAQDEVDSLSARLATLPVPVIAQAGAELALARGAALVSAQATEFTDEEMLETIDSWRHDDDAARQRSYAGAVTMLAAGAVTFVASLSLALGPHLVPRHASEPPRPVAHRAVLAPLADAPAPPPAVKAPPARPVPQPVPEREPEVQQPVAAQAPVEVPAAAPVAPPAPPPPVAPPPEPPPNPHPLLTKLLQRLHGQDPDQQPPPPPPGAPSP, from the coding sequence TTGGACACGGTAGCTGGACTGTCGCTGACATCGACGTCAGTCGGCTGGGTCCTGGTTGAGGGACGCGACGCCGACGGCGCCATCCTCGATCACGACGACTTCGACGTGCACCCCACCGCCGGCCTGCAGGCGGTCTACACCTCCGAACAAGCCAACGCCGCCGTGCTGGACGCGCAGGCCGCCGCCGCAGAGTTGGACCAGCGTCTGCACGTCGTGGGCGTCACTTGGAGCGACGAATGCGCCGCCGAGGCCGCGCTGCTCGTCGAATCGCTGACCGATGCCGGCTTCGACAACATCGTCCCGGTTCGGCTGCACGACGCGTGCGACATGCTGGCCCGCGCGATCGCGCCGGTTGTCGGCTACGACCAGGCCGCGGTGTGCGTCCTGGACGGCGACTCGACGATCGTCGTCATGGTCGACGGCGAAGAAGGCAAACCACAGACGGCGATCAAGCAGCTGTCCGGTGGTCCAGGGAATTTGGTGCACTGGCTGACCACCTTGTTCGACCGCAGTTCCTGGCAGCCCGGCGGCATTGTGATCGTCGGAGCTCAGGACGAGGTCGACTCGCTGTCGGCGCGACTGGCGACGCTGCCGGTCCCGGTCATCGCCCAGGCCGGCGCGGAGCTGGCACTGGCGCGCGGGGCGGCGCTGGTATCGGCGCAGGCCACCGAGTTCACCGATGAGGAGATGCTCGAAACGATCGACAGCTGGCGGCACGACGATGACGCCGCCCGGCAACGGTCGTACGCAGGCGCGGTGACGATGCTGGCGGCCGGCGCGGTGACCTTCGTGGCGTCGCTCTCGCTGGCGCTCGGCCCACACCTGGTGCCGCGCCACGCATCCGAGCCCCCTCGTCCGGTCGCCCACCGCGCCGTGCTCGCCCCGTTGGCCGATGCCCCGGCTCCGCCGCCGGCGGTCAAGGCTCCGCCCGCCCGGCCTGTTCCGCAGCCCGTACCGGAGCGTGAGCCGGAGGTGCAGCAGCCGGTCGCCGCGCAAGCTCCCGTCGAGGTCCCGGCCGCCGCTCCGGTCGCGCCGCCCGCGCCTCCGCCGCCGGTCGCGCCGCCACCAGAGCCGCCCCCCAATCCGCATCCGCTGCTGACCAAGCTGCTGCAACGCCTGCACGGACAGGACCCGGACCAGCAGCCACCACCGCCCCCGCCGGGAGCGCCGTCGCCCTAG
- a CDS encoding LLM class F420-dependent oxidoreductase, translated as MRIGVVFPQTEIGGDVGAVRAYAEHVEGLGFTHLIAYDHVVGADTTVHAGWNGPYDLHNTFHEPMVMFGYLAAVTTTLELVTGVVILPQRQAVLVAKQAAEVDLLSGGRLRLGVGLGWNAVEYEALGEDFSTRGKRSGEQVEVMRRLWTEPSVTFEGQYHRVTGAGIAPLPIQRPIPVWFGAASAPAFRRAGRLGDGWFPMVGPGPKLEQARQEVEQAARAAGRDPATLGMQGQVSWSGSADELADGFRIWADAGATHVAVNTMKFGLESVDEHLAVLSTAAEIAREFQD; from the coding sequence ATGCGGATCGGTGTGGTGTTCCCGCAGACCGAGATCGGCGGTGACGTCGGTGCGGTGCGGGCCTACGCCGAACATGTCGAGGGACTCGGGTTCACGCACCTGATCGCCTACGACCACGTGGTTGGTGCGGACACCACCGTGCACGCCGGCTGGAACGGACCCTACGACCTGCACAACACCTTTCACGAGCCAATGGTGATGTTCGGCTATCTCGCTGCCGTCACCACGACCCTCGAATTGGTCACGGGCGTCGTCATTTTGCCGCAGCGCCAAGCCGTGCTGGTCGCCAAGCAGGCCGCGGAGGTCGACCTGCTCAGCGGCGGGCGACTCCGCCTCGGGGTCGGCTTGGGGTGGAACGCGGTCGAGTATGAGGCTCTGGGAGAAGACTTTTCGACCCGGGGCAAGCGCAGCGGTGAGCAGGTCGAGGTCATGCGCAGGCTGTGGACCGAGCCGAGCGTGACCTTCGAGGGCCAATACCACCGGGTGACCGGGGCCGGCATCGCGCCGTTGCCGATCCAGCGTCCGATCCCGGTGTGGTTCGGCGCGGCCTCGGCCCCGGCGTTCCGTCGGGCCGGACGGCTCGGCGACGGTTGGTTCCCGATGGTGGGTCCCGGACCAAAGCTCGAGCAGGCGCGTCAGGAGGTCGAGCAGGCGGCGCGAGCCGCCGGACGGGATCCGGCGACGCTGGGCATGCAAGGCCAAGTGTCCTGGAGTGGCAGCGCCGACGAACTGGCCGACGGTTTCCGGATCTGGGCGGACGCGGGGGCCACACACGTCGCGGTCAACACCATGAAATTCGGGTTGGAGTCGGTCGACGAGCATCTCGCAGTGCTGAGCACCGCGGCCGAGATCGCCCGCGAATTCCAGGACTGA
- a CDS encoding YceI family protein, whose product MTKAATTEWSLDGSDGDLLIRTGVAGPAAAVGHRLTLAMRHWRATTRWADDEPVGAELTVEVGSLEVIRGEGGVTPLSGPERILARSNALRSLDAKRHPRITFEANVIDKTDVGYRLTGTLTIHDTSHEQVVDLRIDDQGANWWLSSETTVRQSEFGIKPYSQLLGSLRVADDVVVAFAAKRAKQP is encoded by the coding sequence TTGACCAAAGCCGCGACCACCGAATGGAGCCTCGACGGCTCCGACGGCGACCTGCTCATTCGTACCGGGGTCGCCGGCCCGGCCGCCGCGGTCGGGCACCGGCTGACGCTGGCGATGCGGCACTGGCGCGCGACGACGCGATGGGCGGACGACGAACCGGTAGGTGCCGAGCTCACGGTTGAGGTCGGTTCGCTGGAAGTCATCCGCGGCGAAGGCGGCGTCACTCCCCTGTCCGGGCCGGAGAGGATCCTGGCGCGCAGCAACGCGCTGCGCTCGCTCGACGCCAAGCGGCATCCTCGAATCACGTTCGAGGCCAACGTAATTGATAAGACTGACGTCGGCTACCGGTTGACCGGGACGTTGACGATCCACGACACCTCTCATGAACAGGTGGTCGATCTGCGCATCGACGACCAGGGTGCCAACTGGTGGCTGTCCAGCGAAACCACGGTCCGGCAGTCGGAGTTCGGAATAAAGCCGTACTCGCAACTGCTGGGCTCGTTGAGAGTCGCCGACGATGTGGTCGTGGCGTTCGCCGCGAAACGCGCCAAACAACCCTGA